The Solenopsis invicta isolate M01_SB chromosome 3, UNIL_Sinv_3.0, whole genome shotgun sequence region AGAGAGTCGGATCGTATTGATTGACTACCGACGCGAACGTTTTGCAACGCGATCagcccggcgcggcgcggcgaggagAAAGGATTTAGAAAACCAGCTTGGATGGGTTTGAGAAATCTCTATCGGCACACGCTGAAAAGCATGTCGAATTTTCTAGGAGCAATTCAGTACGCCTCGTTTGCCGTAggatttcttgaaattttaaaggCGCGAgttacttaacaaaaatataccAGCCGCAAACGGCAAACGCAAACACGCGAGGGATCTCTCAAGTGGAGTCCCGATTGGCAATAATTGACTTTCGTTCGGAGGAAAATGTAAGAACGAACACGTCCTTCGGGTGCGCGAACTCGAAAATGCCGTCGGTTCGAGATTCCGATGACTCACCATTGTCAGCGTACTTGACGTAGCTGGCGTTTGACAGGCGGGTATCGAAATTCGCCATGAGCGGTGCGATGTACTGGGTGGCGGCCAACCAGCTGTGCACGTAGTCGCCGGTGTACAGAAAACCGCCGGTAGCGATAGTGATGTTGCGCACGTTGTAGCCGTAGAATGGGAAATCAAACTTTAGCTTGACGGTCTGCAACAGAATGGAAATCACGACTCGGTTCTGAAACTTATTCTTAGCGAGATTGACGATCTCGCGTTTCTTATGTACAAGTTCTAATTAATCTTTCGCTAACCTAACGGAATTGAACGTATATAGTATACCGAACGTATCCGTATTCGTACCAATCGGTTCTTGcctttgattataaaaaaaaccgaTATTATAAATACCTATTAATACATAATCGCTACTTTCTGTTTGGTTTTTATTTCTCACGACAATCGGTGTAATGCGAAATTAATAACGAGCTCGCCTTACCGCGGCGCGTCGATGGCTCTGGCTGAGCAAGTAATTGACCCTGAGATCCGGGTGCTTGTCCATGTCGACCCAGTATTTCTTGCAGATGTCGACGTCGACGATAAAAGTGCTGTTGTAATACTGATGATGATCATAGACGGTCTTGGTGATGTTGTTCTGCGTGAGCGTGGTGTTGGTCACGTCGGAGAATTTGCTGATGGAAATATCACCGATGTCGTCGGATTTCACGGTTTCCTCTACCGCCTCCTTCGCTCCCGGCTGTTCCGGCTCCGCCGCCTTGCCGACGTCGCTGATATTGCGATTCGATAGCGTCTGATTCGCCCAAACGTGCAGCGTCGCCTGCGAATGAATTTTAAACGGATGCAGAATTGTTTAACAGTCGAGATTCTACGTGCGACTGACAAGTGGAAAGTTTCACACGCGAATTTGAAATACGAAAAGCTCTCCCATAAATAAATCCACCACTGACCACCTACCGTATCGGTTGCAGGATTTGATGTCTGCGTCGCTTTCTTCTTGAAATCCGGCTTAGGGCTTGGAACAGAATCAAGCGGCCGAGCAGTTGAGGTTTCGCTAGTCGAGTAAGCTGTGGAATACGTTACGTCGGCAGATGCATTGGTCGTGTTTGGCGATGCCGGTTGTGCTGGCGATGTTTgatgctgttgctgttgctgcgaTTGCTGTAACTGCGGTTGCTGCGGCTGCGATTGCTGCTGCGGCGGTTTTTGCTCTTgctgatgctgctgctgctgctgctgctgctgttgttgttgtggtggtggtggtggttgctgctgctgctgtagTTGCGGCTGCACCGGTGGTTGATCCTTGGTGGTTAACTCTTTCTCGGTCGCCACCACCGATTTATCAAGTGTCGCTCGGCGTATCCTCTCTACGTTCTCATCATCGATCAGCGTGATATGCGACAATTGGTGATCGAACGACGACTTGTCATTCCATTCGCCGTAACTGTAGTAGGACTGGTCTGGAATAGAGGAGAAAGCGTATTCTAGTTGCAGCGTTGAAATCTTGGAAAGTGTATTAAAAGTGGAATTTACAAACGTTactattgtaattttaatttttcctcaTCTGTTgaagaaagattaaaatttaaaaaaatattatactaaaacatttaatttagaatttgtaaaacaaattgactaagaagaaaatgaaacaatatcttttataacatataaaaagatatttcagcATGAAAATCTTGCTAGGACCGTTATGgcctacacagaaaaaaatttagtattaaatcaacaattcattgtttcatatatgtaacCAAGAAtacaaaatcttcttggaagaacttgttatattaaaaaaatttgtttctttgtgtaagcaaattgtgtctgtttaagattataaattttcccAAGAAGATTTCTTgcttataatataaatgaaacaacgaattgttgatttgttatgaattttttttctgcgtattCTTAGTCAATTTGTTCGTATTACATGAACGGTCTATATGTATTTACGGAACAAATTCAAAGTAATCTCAAGGATCGgttagaaaaagaataaattcgATGACGTCGTGAGGAAAAACTAGGTATTTTAGAATTGAAGTGATTTATGTTTTATAGATTaactttagaaataattatctttCTCAATTAATAACGCAAGCCTGTACCTCATTTATTCGTATCCGTCAAGCTGAGAGAGAGATACGTTCCGCAACTATCGCGAGCGAAAGAACTCGACTCGTCCTTGAGTTCGTGTTGCAATTACGATACTACGACTGATTATTGAATGATGACTAGGACCAATCTATGACGCATACATAGATCGTGTTGCGTCGCGCGCATTGTCTCcttttcacacacacacacacacacacacacacacgggcTCGCCGAGAGTGATTCCCTTCGAGGGGTTCGGGTGTCCATTTAACCGATGCGTCAACGTCAAACCCATCGCCGATGTCCGAGATCAGTGCCATGAAACGCGGATTAACCTCGATTTCTACGTTCGCGATAGCCGCGGCGCGATTAATGGACAGTTCGGGGGCAAAAGTGGCACGAGACAAACTTTTCACAATCCATACGCATTAAATTCGTCGTCAGGTTCTTTCGTTCGAGCACTCGTTATCATAAATATCTTCTAGTCATACTTTTCAATGTCCTTTTAACAATTCTGCATATTTTAGTTACAATTTACCGATAACGATGTGAATCCTAAATTATCTTTCtgtataaatgtatgtacagggtgattattaatgaatgttcccactttttaccatcggagcatgatttaccgatgaatacgtatttctaacatattagaaattacaaatacgtactcctatggtaaaaagtggggacattcattaataatcaccctgtataaatagATTCTGTATAAATTGATATCTTTTACCTCGATTATCTTTATCTCGTGggttaattttactaatattaagtaattttttaaatcaatatttgttaCACAGAATGTCTCATAACAGATGCAATTAAAACGGTAGTCTTAATATATGAGTAATAAAtagaaaacgtaaaatattttttcaaagatcTTCCTTTAAAAAGTcagaaaaatatgagaaaaatttattttctatttttttacttgCGTTTTATAAAATCACTACCATTCTGATTGCCCTGTTTATTAGGAAACCCTATGCAAAACACATCcaagtaattaaaattgaataagatGGTTTTTTTGTaacagatagatttattaattaatcactttattattttctttccgcGTCATAAAAGAACATGTTTAGAATCGTCGAGTAAGAGGAACAGGAAGTTAGGTGGTACGATCGACCGGATAGAGCAATAATTGACGATCCGACAAATCGGAGCGAACGTGCAAGCTTGACGTCAGTGTAAAAGCGCAAACCGAAACCAATCAACCCGGCAACCCGTTATCTAGGAAAGCTTTTTCCCTTATCGCGTTGCAATGCTACCTTTAATAATCCGAAATTCTCTGATACTCGATTTTTTCCCTTCGCGAGATTTGGATTCTGTGCCGCGAAATACCATGATTTAAATTTCGAACAATTTTTTCGCCAGACATTTTCTCACGTGAAAAATAACCGAACGCTTGtgagaaaaagttttatcttaataattaaagttaatgttcTAAAAAAGATGTCTTTCTGCTCGTCATCCTGACTGCGCGAacgaatagaaaaataaaattaattatccaCTCGCaaagtacactgagaaaaaaaagttgtcaactAGACTAAAATTGATTCAACTTGATTCAACTTCTTTAAttgaagtatttatgtatttaaattaaatatgtaaatgcttaaatcaaagttcaagtattttatgtatttaaattaaatacgtaaaaaaatttaattgtgttaaaaattttaatcaagtcaACAACCTTTTTTCTTCTCAGTGTAGCTCTGCCGAAAAATTGCAATCAAAAGCGACCTCGGTCAACTTTCACCGAATGAGTGAATTCTTAGGTACAGACGAGTTTCATGAGCTTTGATTTCTTAGCGAGAGCAGTGAATCGTAAAGTCGCTTCGTCGAATCGCGCGGATCGTAAACGCAAGTGAATCAGACGAGGTGTAAAACTGCGTCGCGAAAAGGTTTTCTCGAATCGGCACGAACGCGATGTTCCTACCTACGCGAATCGCCGAGCCACGTCGAGCGCACGTCGGCTTTTCGCGTTTTCACGCCCAATATACGACGCAATCGCAACCGCCGCTATTCGCGACTCGCGACGCAGCCGTAATTGGtccaattatataatttgctaCTTCTAATACTCGAATCGTAACGTGAATTTATTACACTCGCGCGCGTCCGACTTCCGTGTTTCGcggaattattaataaagaattaataaataattcataacgTTCATTCGGGAGTCATGTCGGTAATATAAATATGGACAGCGTGCATTAAAACTTTCGCGTGAATATAACGTGCttgtacacagtaaaaaattgtaagtcCATATGTTAAAATGTTCTTGTGCTACCACGTTTTGATTACTGCtgtaatgtaaaattaacataCCACTGATAcgttattattcttataacatTTTCATGTGTTACGTcaactttataaattaacacTTATTTGCGTATGTCTCTTAGAAATGGAATAACATTTCGAGCACttttaacacaattatttcaaacaatCAACACGtctcaaagttaatttaaagatttgaagatttaatttaacgtcttttaaaatgttaaaaatactccaaataatattccattattaatttatatgtacatcACATTTAAAGTCATAAcaacataaataaatgttaagtattATGCCAATtgcttaacatttttaatttgtcaataaGCAACACAGCGAATAAGAGTTATTTCAACGtgaaatttagagtggactttccgGGACATGcaaaagaatgtaaaaattggCATTTCATTTTTTACCGCGTAGAAAGGTACATGCTCGCGAAGAGATTAAATTGAACAGAAGCGAAGCAAAGCGGTCTCGAGCGCGGTTGGAACGCTCGCTCGTACTTGTGCCTCCCACGTTATTGCTTTAACGTTATTTGCCGCAATTATTGAGAGACTGCGGGTCACGAAGAGAATTGCGAGATACGCCACCGGTTGCGACATGCGCCAGAAATATTTGTCTTATTTCCACAACGCCATCGATCTCGCTGATTTCGCGCGAGTATGTTCACCATTCTTTCGTTTTCCCGGCGCCTTTTCGCGCCGCGTCGGCAATATTATTTCACATAAAGATCAGACGATTACGCGGCGTGTAAGAAGCCGCAGCCTTGGGACGGAAACGCGCGGtattgaatgttaaaattaaaacgtcACTATCAGCGAATGTCAATGAGGGGATAAATAACGCATTTTAGACGACGCGGTCGGGGAATAATTTCCTACGTCACGGCGGCGCCGGCGACACGAATCGGAAAGAGAATATCTTTCATTCGCGGCGAATCGAACAAAAATTCGATCGCTTGACATTAATTAGCTCGGGTAATCAGTTTGATAATGCGATCGTGCGAAAAATACGAGCGGCACCCAGCCGCTGTCGAGCGCAATATGCATCCAAGTGCAATGTACGGCGCATCTCGCGCGTAATCAATATCTACATTGCATTCATCGGGCGTCCGACGCATGTGAGATTTTACAGGATAATTTTACGCAGATTAAAAACGCGCGTCGGCTTCGCCAAGGTAACGAACGTCTCGGCGTCACGACGGACGGACGTCtccgcgtgtgtatgtgtgtacgcgGGACATATTTTTAGACGACGCGAGTAAAAGGACGCTGCATCGCGATTTTTACGACTTAAATAAGCGGCCGGGAATAGGTGACGTGTTCCTTGAAATTATTTAGCGACGTGAGTGAAAAATAATGACGAAGCTGACAACGGAGGAGCAAGGTGGGTGTGAGGAGACCTAATAGGTGACgagcaaatatttttctttgagaCCGTTCTGTGTTACGCGGTGTCTAtccgtttaattaaaaatgttttttatcaatttgaagCGAAATTGTGCGGCAAGCGTGTGCCGACGATAACAGTCAACGTAACGATTAAAAGTGgtgacaattatttttatcgccGGGAAATAACACGGTATCGTCGTATTTATTCACTGGTCTCTGTCATCATTCCCTCGATTATTCTAATTATCGCATTTTTATACGTGCCACTGCACTGACCCGATTGCGAAGACACTTCTTTGtcacgttttttaataaaacgggaaaaaaatcatttacgaGAAGATTAcggttaaaagaaaaataagaagcTTGCCCGAGGAGATTCTCTTctcaataacaatttttatgtagaaaagaatttttaagcAGCTTTGGGAAATTCCTCCGACTTAATCGATTGTTCGAGAAATAAAAGCATAACACGTCGTATACGCAAAACAATAGTTACCTTTTTCCCACCCATCAGAGATGGGCATtattcattaactttttatttgaataatacaaaatttaaatataattataattcacttttttattgaatgatgaataaaaatttcttatttaatattaaacacaattaaaatgatatttctctaatgtttctgaacgcaggaaagtatttattcattattcaaaaatgaccaaataacgattaaatttttattcgttatttttaagtaactaaataacgattaaatttttattcattatttacaagtgGCTAAATgacaaatgaatttttattcgtcattcaCAAGTGACCgaacaacaaataaatttttaatcattattcaacggaaataaaaattctgaataaatatttatttaccaaTCGTGATTCGTTA contains the following coding sequences:
- the LOC105193014 gene encoding plexin domain-containing protein 2, encoding MAREEEQWCYFDGANGRRRPSLISIPLLLVVSCALLAGSLAVAEHDQSYYSYGEWNDKSSFDHQLSHITLIDDENVERIRRATLDKSVVATEKELTTKDQPPVQPQLQQQQQPPPPPQQQQQQQQQQQHQQEQKPPQQQSQPQQPQLQQSQQQQQHQTSPAQPASPNTTNASADVTYSTAYSTSETSTARPLDSVPSPKPDFKKKATQTSNPATDTATLHVWANQTLSNRNISDVGKAAEPEQPGAKEAVEETVKSDDIGDISISKFSDVTNTTLTQNNITKTVYDHHQYYNSTFIVDVDICKKYWVDMDKHPDLRVNYLLSQSHRRAATVKLKFDFPFYGYNVRNITIATGGFLYTGDYVHSWLAATQYIAPLMANFDTRLSNASYVKYADNGTAFTVEWEKVVLQDRPKAGAFTFQVTLHQNGDIVFVYSVIPLLVEKIADTMHPVKVGLSDAYIMDRTVFFVRRKTIYEYHRVNFNRQDIMNCTVIYLKALPTCLNFDNCRDCLTKVPDFECKWCPDLNKCSTGTSRQRQEWLLKGCDTRNVKDTDNCPAQVYKGDQYDHDGHVHPEDSIATNEMGVKQERSGNSPLDSSASNRVNMSVSGIIGILTVVAFVVGLAGWGVYAYRNPHTPSGQMLIRYRPSQWSWRRGEARYTAATIHM